In Ignavibacteria bacterium, the following are encoded in one genomic region:
- a CDS encoding fumarylacetoacetate hydrolase family protein, producing MKKVNVKNSSGEFIVGKMVCVGRNYAEHIKELGHETPEFPLIFLKPASTIIYSGDKVIHPTYSEELHYEGELVLLIGKDIKNGDAIEAEEAIAGYGVGLDMTLRDLQRELSKKGNPWTLAKCFDTSAVLSDFVLKTEHPLTMKETITLKVNGEVRQNSTLDMMIFPPVEIVKYISAVLPLEKGDLIFTGTPAGVGKVVKGDKIEAEITGIGSLETEIA from the coding sequence ATGAAAAAGGTAAATGTTAAGAATTCCAGCGGGGAATTCATTGTCGGCAAGATGGTCTGCGTGGGACGCAATTATGCCGAGCACATAAAGGAGCTGGGGCATGAGACGCCTGAATTCCCACTTATATTTCTTAAACCCGCCTCTACAATAATTTATTCGGGCGACAAAGTAATTCACCCGACTTATTCAGAAGAACTGCACTATGAGGGTGAGCTTGTTCTGCTTATAGGAAAAGATATTAAGAACGGTGATGCCATTGAGGCCGAAGAGGCAATTGCAGGCTACGGCGTGGGGCTTGATATGACGCTGAGGGACCTGCAGCGCGAACTTTCAAAAAAAGGGAACCCGTGGACACTGGCCAAGTGCTTTGACACCTCAGCCGTGCTTTCAGACTTTGTACTGAAGACTGAGCACCCTCTTACAATGAAAGAAACAATAACTCTTAAGGTTAACGGAGAGGTAAGGCAGAACAGCACGCTGGATATGATGATATTCCCGCCCGTGGAAATTGTAAAATACATCTCTGCGGTCCTGCCGCTTGAAAAAGGGGATTTGATCTTTACAGGCACTCCTGCAGGAGTTGGCAAAGTAGTTAAGGGAGATAAAATTGAGGCCGAAATTACAGGAATAGGGAGCCTGGAAACGGAAATAGCCTAG